Proteins encoded in a region of the Zea mays cultivar B73 chromosome 2, Zm-B73-REFERENCE-NAM-5.0, whole genome shotgun sequence genome:
- the LOC100192027 gene encoding Probable galacturonosyltransferase 7 translates to MKAQPLLPAALKRRRGPRVAVLALVLCSLLVPLAFLFDRAPSGYVTTEERHRQEVVLPSLDHVEKRRRSGADSGERQDAPEKIPRSSAGTIHQRTPEKNISKGSAAVIHQQTPEKNISKGSAGVIHQQTPEKNISKGSAGVVRQHKQIGSNTTRDDAKPKVFAAPKVEPSADVTDSTKVARDTNQEGEKADEVEKAKSCQLEFGSYCLWSIEHKEIMKDYIVKRLKDQLFVARSYYPSIAKIQGQEALTQEMKQNIQDHERILSASSVDADLPSFINKRMKQMERTIARAKSCTVDCKNVDRKLRQILDMTEDEARFHMKQSAFLYNLGAHTLPKSHHCLSMRLTLEYFKSSSLDSDDSPGKLSRPEYKHYVILSRNILAASVVINSTVSSCKEPGYLAFHILTDAQNFYAMKHWFTRISYKNAAIHVINYEAIVLEKLPKYTIRQLFLPEEFRVLIRSTKQPTENTRMKYLSLFSHSHFVIPEIFKYLNKVVVLDDDVVVQRDLSFLWHIDMGDKVNGAAEFCDLKLGEMKNVLGKTAYDPESCVWMSGVNLINLDKWREHNVTENYLLLMQKFEFKDELSLRAAAFPLSLLSFQHLIYPLDEKLTLAGLGYDYGIDEEVARRSASLHYNGNMKPWLELGIPDYKKYWKRFLDRGDRFMDECNVNP, encoded by the exons aTGAAGGCGCAGCCGCTGCTACCGGCGGCGCTCAAGAGGCGGAGGGGCCCGCGCGTGGCGGTGCTTGCGCTCGTCCTCTGCTCCCTGCTCGTGCCCTTGGCCTTCCTCTTCGACCGCGCCCCCTCCG GGTACGTGACGACGGAGGAGCGGCACCGACAG GAGGTCGTTCTGCCTTCGTTGGATCACGTGGAGAAGAGGCGTCGCAGTGGCGCTGACAGTGGAGAGCGACAG GATGCGCCGGAGAAGATCCCCAGAAGTAGTGCAGGAACGATTCATCAACGAACACCAGAGAAGAACATCTCCAAAGGCAGTGCTGCAGTCATTCATCAACAAACACCGGAGAAGAACATCTCCAAAGGCAGTGCTGGAGTCATTCATCAACAAACACCAGAGAAGAACATCTCCAAAGGCAGTGCAGGAGTCGTTCGTCAGCATAAGCAAATTGGTAGCAACACGACAAGGGATGATGCTAAACCAAAAG TTTTTGCAGCACCAAAAGTTGAACCATCAGCGGATGTGACGGATTCTACTAAAGTCGCAAGA GATACTAACCAAGAAGGTGAAAAGGCTGATGAAGTGGAAAAGGCGAAGTCCTGTCAACTTGAATTTGGGAGTTATTGTCTCTGGTCTATTGAGCACAAAGAAATAATGAAAGATTATATAGTGAAAAGGCTAAAAGATCAACTCTTCGTAGCACGCTCATACTATCCAAGCATTGCAAAAATTCAAGGACAGGAAGCTCTGACTCAGGAAATGAAGCAAAACATACAAGACCATGAGAGGATTCTTAGTGCATCATCAGTTGATGCTGATCTACCATCCTT TATCAACAAAAGGATGAAGCAGATGGAGCGAACAATAGCGAGAGCCAAATCTTGCACAGTAGATTGTAAGAATGTTGACAGGAAGCTTCGCCAGATACTTGACATGACTGAGGATGAAGCTCGTTTTCATATGAAGCAGAGTGCATTCCTGTACAATCTCGGTGCCCATACATTGCCGAAAAGTCACCATTGCCTTTCTATGAGGTTGACACTAGAATATTTCAAATCATCTTCATTGGATTCTGATGATTCTCCTGGGAAGTTGAGCAGACCAGAATACAAGCACTATGTTATACTATCTAGGAATATTCTTGCGGCTTCTGTAGTGATCAACTCAACTGTGAGCAGTTGTAAG GAGCCAGGATACCTTGCTTTTCATATCCTAACTGATGCTCAGAACTTTTATGCCATGAAACATTGGTTTACCAGGATTTCGTATAAAAATGCAGCTATCCATGTCATAAACTATGAAGCAATTGTTTTGGAAAAACTTCCAAAGTATACTATCCGGCAGCTGTTTTTGCCAGAGGAGTTCCGTGTTCTGATTAGGAGCACTAAGCAGCCTACTGAAAACACTAGAATGAAATATCTGTCACTGTTCAGCCACTCACATTTTGTTATTCCAGAAATCTTCAAGTATCTAAACAAGGTGGTTGTGTTGGATGACGATGTAGTTGTTCAACGTGATCTGTCTTTCTTGTGGCATATTGATATGGGAGACAAGGTAAATGGCGCTGCCGAGTTTTGCGATCTGAAACTTGGTGAAATGAAAAATGTCTTGGGTAAAACAGCATATGATCCCGAGTCGTGTGTATGGATGTCGGGGGTGAATTTGATTAATTTGGATAAATGGAGGGAGCATAATGTCACAGAGAACTATCTGTTGCTCATGCAAAAG TTCGAATTCAAGGATGAGCTGTCCCTGCGAGCAGCAGCATTTCCTCTGAGCTTGCTATCCTTCCAACATCTAATATATCCCCTAGATGAAAAATTGACCCTGGCTGGACTTGGATACGATTATGGAATCGATGAAGAGGTTGCGCGGAGATCTGCATCATTGCACTACAATGGCAACATGAAACCTTGGCTTGAATTAGGTATACCGGACTACAAGAAGTACTGGAAGAGGTTTCTTGACCGAGGAGATCGATTTATGGACGAGTGCAACGTAAATCCGTGA